One Brassica oleracea var. oleracea cultivar TO1000 chromosome C7, BOL, whole genome shotgun sequence genomic window carries:
- the LOC106305359 gene encoding protein WUSCHEL-like — protein MEPPQHHHQADQENGNNNKSGSGSYTCRQTSTRWTPTTEQIRILKDIYYNNGVRSPTADQIQKISVRLRQYGKIEGKNVFYWFQNHKARERQKKRFNGTVMTTPTSSSPNLVMMASDHYYNHHPLLHHPQHGVTMHRPASVNVKLDQENHLLHQNRSYPSFNNGTGTECGALNASSNGYMNSHLYGSIEQDCSMSYNNVGVEWTNMDHNHIYSAPAYNFFDRPKPMYELEVHEEEGDYGGNAYLEHRRTLPLFPMHGEDHINGGGGVIWKHGQSDGRDRYGRGPCASLKLCLNSYAAGVTQD, from the exons ATGGAGCCACCGCAACATCATCATCAAGCCGACCAAGAAAATGGCAACAACAACAAGTCCGGCTCTGGTAGTTATACGTGTCGTCAAACGAGCACAAGATGGACACCAACAACGGAGCAAATCAGAATCCTCAAAGATATTTACTACAACAACGGAGTCCGATCACCAACGGCCGACCAGATTCAGAAGATCTCTGTAAGGCTAAGACAGTATGGGAAAATCGAGGGTAAAAACGTCTTTTACTGGTTCCAGAACCATAAGGCTCGTGAGCGACAGAAGAAGAGATTCAACGGCACAGTCATGACCACGCCGACGTCTTCATCTCCCAACTTGGTTATGATGGCTAGTGATCATTATTATAACCATCATCCTCTTCTTCACCATCCTCAGCATGGTGTTACCATGCACAGACCTGCTTCAGTAAACGTTAAGCTTGACCAAGAAAATCATCTGCTTCATCAAAACAGATCATATCCTAGCTTCAATAACG GTACAGGCACTGAATGTGGTGCTCTTAATGCGTCTTCTAATGGCTACATGAATAGCCATCTCTATGGATCTATT GAACAAGATTGTTCAATGAGCTACAACAACGTAGGTGTAGAGTGGACAAACATGGATCATAATCATATTTACTCTGCTCCAGCTTACAACTTCTTCGATAGACCAAAGCCTATGTATGAACTAGAAGTTCATGAAGAAGAAGGAGACTATGGTGGCAATGCTTATCTGGAACATAGACGTACACTTCCTCTTTTTCCTATGCACGGTGAGGATCATATCAACGGCGGTGGTGGTGTCATCTGGAAGCACGGACAATCGGACGGTCGTGATCGTTATGGTAGAGGCCCTTGTGCTTCTCTAAAGCTATGCCTGAACTCCTACGCAGCCGGCGTCACACAGGATTAA
- the LOC106302406 gene encoding uncharacterized protein LOC106302406 has translation MANEKFETLTAWRGVRCRIGGLGDAGKKKSVPNSNYVVHLDNFSSSSSITRPLIEILRDLNKKIPDNIVKSHDPGSSAASSGFIPWFHANRMLSFYAPGWCGEVRDVIFSENNVTVVYRLTIRGSDGEAHRESTGTVTITDDVIEDPVAAAEEIAFCRACARFGLGLYLYHEE, from the exons ATGGCAAACGAGAAATTT GAAACGTTAACGGCGTGGCGAGGAGTCAGATGCAGAATCGGTGGATTAGGAGACGCCGGGAAGAAAAAATCGGTTCCTAACTCGAACTATGTAGTGCATTTGGACAATTTCTCGTCCTCTTCCTCCATCACTCGTCCTCTGATTGAGATACTTCGAGATCTCAACAAGAAGATCCCTGATAACATCGTCAAGAGCCACGATCCTGGATCCAGCGCAGCTTCTTCTGGCTTTATCCCTTG GTTCCATGCAAACCGGATGCTCAGCTTCTACGCACCTG GTTGGTGTGGAGAGGTTCGTGACGTCATTTTCTCAGAGAATAATGTCACTGTTGTTTATCGTCTTACCATTCGTGGCTCTGATGGTGAG GCACACCGAGAATCCACTGGCACAGTAACGATCACTGACGATGTGATCGAGGATCCAGTTGCTGCAGCTGAGGAAATAGCATTTTGCAGAGCATGTGCTCGATTTGGTCTCGGCTTGTATCTCTATCACGAAGAGTAG
- the LOC106305166 gene encoding WEB family protein At2g17940 isoform X1 codes for MERENGCRTVLGGRAEIDTRPPFGSVKEAVALFGEKVLAGEVYATRFREVTHIRTKSTPCPQPRLRSLKLELEQTKHTLTRILQQNTILSNRIQTLTQELEHERKEIQRLNMIRSSLLENPEIEELKFVEHHQTRTSKDVEEEIVTMEEFEKRRLVTFASSPLLTRVMSSVEEEMKEKEKVLERVSSVKKMKPKRGFAMFKGWFRATGGRD; via the exons ATGGAGAGAGAAAATGGTTGTAGAACCGTCTTAGGTGGTCGTGCGGAGATAGACACGAGACCACCGTTTGGATCCGTGAAAGAAGCTGTGGCTTTGTTCGGAGAGAAAGTTTTAGCCGGAGAGGTCTATGCAACTAGGTTTAGAGAGGTAACTCAT ATTCGAACAAAGTCAACGCCTTGTCCTCAACCAAGATTACGGTCGCTAAAACTCGAGCTCGAGCAGACGAAACATACTCTTACAAGAATCCTACAACAAAACACCATCCTCTCCAACCGGATTCAAACCCTAACACAAGAACTCGAACATGAGAGGAAAGAAATTCAACGACTCAACATGATAAGGTCAAGTCTCCTAGAGAATCCAGAGATCGAGGAACTCAAGTTCGTGGAACATCATCAAACGAGGACGTCCAAAGATGTTGAAGAAGAGATTGTAACGATGGAGGAGTTTGAAAAGAGGAGACTGGTCACGTTCGCGAGCTCTCCTCTGCTTACACGTGTGATGTCAAGCGTTGAGGAGGAGATGAAGGAGAAAGAGAAGGTTTTGGAAAGGGTTTCTTCGGTGAAGAAGATGAAACCAAAGAGGGGGTTCGCTATGTTCAAGGGATGGTTTAGAGCAACCGGTGGAAGAGACTGA
- the LOC106305166 gene encoding WEB family protein At2g17940 isoform X2 — translation MERENGCRTVLGGRAEIDTRPPFGSVKEAVALFGEKVLAGEVYATRFREIRTKSTPCPQPRLRSLKLELEQTKHTLTRILQQNTILSNRIQTLTQELEHERKEIQRLNMIRSSLLENPEIEELKFVEHHQTRTSKDVEEEIVTMEEFEKRRLVTFASSPLLTRVMSSVEEEMKEKEKVLERVSSVKKMKPKRGFAMFKGWFRATGGRD, via the exons ATGGAGAGAGAAAATGGTTGTAGAACCGTCTTAGGTGGTCGTGCGGAGATAGACACGAGACCACCGTTTGGATCCGTGAAAGAAGCTGTGGCTTTGTTCGGAGAGAAAGTTTTAGCCGGAGAGGTCTATGCAACTAGGTTTAGAGAG ATTCGAACAAAGTCAACGCCTTGTCCTCAACCAAGATTACGGTCGCTAAAACTCGAGCTCGAGCAGACGAAACATACTCTTACAAGAATCCTACAACAAAACACCATCCTCTCCAACCGGATTCAAACCCTAACACAAGAACTCGAACATGAGAGGAAAGAAATTCAACGACTCAACATGATAAGGTCAAGTCTCCTAGAGAATCCAGAGATCGAGGAACTCAAGTTCGTGGAACATCATCAAACGAGGACGTCCAAAGATGTTGAAGAAGAGATTGTAACGATGGAGGAGTTTGAAAAGAGGAGACTGGTCACGTTCGCGAGCTCTCCTCTGCTTACACGTGTGATGTCAAGCGTTGAGGAGGAGATGAAGGAGAAAGAGAAGGTTTTGGAAAGGGTTTCTTCGGTGAAGAAGATGAAACCAAAGAGGGGGTTCGCTATGTTCAAGGGATGGTTTAGAGCAACCGGTGGAAGAGACTGA